One window from the genome of Pseudoliparis swirei isolate HS2019 ecotype Mariana Trench chromosome 24, NWPU_hadal_v1, whole genome shotgun sequence encodes:
- the tacr3l gene encoding tachykinin receptor 3-like: MASERDESNTTRNLTNQFVQPAWRIALWSVAYIAVLAVAVFGNLIVIWIILAHKRMRTVTNYFLLNLAFSDVSMAAFNTLINFIYAAHGEWYFGEVYCRFHNFFPVTAVFASIYSMTAIAIDRYMAIIHPLKPRLSAKATTGVIVCIWSLAVVLAFPLCYFSTTRTLPRRTLCYVAWPRMADDSFMYHIIVTVLVYVLPLVVMGITYTIVGVTLWGGKIPGDSSDNYHGQLRAKRKVVKMMIIVVVTFALCWLPYHVYFIVTGLNKRLSKWKYIQQVYLSVLWLAMSSTMYNPIIYCCLNSRFRAGFKQVFRWCPFVQVSSYDELELRNTRLRPGRQSSMCTLSRVDTSILSKDKSIHFHGHRSRLNSEPNN; the protein is encoded by the exons ATGGCCTCTGAACGGGATGAATCCAACACAACCAGAAACCTGACCAACCAGTTCGTGCAGCCGGCGTGGCGCATCGCGCTGTGGTCGGTGGCTTACATCGCGGTGCTGGCAGTGGCAGTTTTTGGAAACTTGATTGTGATTTGGATTATCTTGGCGCACAAGCGGATGAGAACGGTCACCAACTACTTCCTGCTGAACTTGGCTTTCTCCGATGTTTCGATGGCTGCGTTCAACACGCTCATCAACTTCATCTACGCTGCTCACGGAGAGTGGTACTTCGGGGAGGTGTACTGCAGGTTTCACAACTTCTTCCCGGTCACTGCGGTGTTCGCCAGCATCTACTCCATGACCGCCATAGCCATCGACAG gTACATGGCCATCATCCACCCGTTGAAGCCTCGTCTGTCTGCGAAGGCCACCACAGGAGTTATTGTCTGTATCTGGAGTCTGGCCGTGGTTCTGGCCTTCCCTCTCTGTTACTTCTCCACCACCCGTACTCTACCCCGCAGGACCCTGTGCTACGTGGCCTGGCCCCGCATGGCCGACGACTCCTTCAT GTATCATATCATAGTCACAGTTCTGGTCTACGTACTGCCCCTAGTGGTGATGGGCATCACTTACACTATTGTGGGGGTCACTCTCTGGGGAGGGAAGATCCCAGGAGACTCATCTGATAACTATCATGGACAACTCAGGGCCAAACGCAAG GTGGTGAAGATGATGATCATCGTAGTGGTGACCTTTGCCCTCTGCTGGCTGCCCTATCACGTCTACTTCATTGTGACGGGTCTCAACAAGCGTCTGAGCAAGTGGAAGTACATCCAGCAGGTCTACCTGTCAGTGCTGTGGCTGGCAATGAGCTCCACCATGTACAACCCCATCATCTACTGCTGCCTTAACAGCAG GTTCCGGGCAGGCTTCAAGCAGGTTTTCCGCTGGTGTCCATTTGTCCAGGTCTCAAGCTACGACGAGCTGGAGCTCCGAAACACAAGACTTCGACCGGGTCGCCAGAGCAGCATGTGTACCCTCTCTCGGGTCGACACCAGCATCCTCAGCAAAGACAAGAGCATTCATTTCCATGGACACAGGTCAAGACTAAATTCTGAGCCCAACAATTAG
- the si:ch211-145b13.6 gene encoding ecto-ADP-ribosyltransferase 4 encodes MCDRRKLLLAAIVFYYEVTLGSAKLLDMAPDSVDYMYNGCQKEAMEKLIHSGLLKQELNDNEGFQKAWDVNATCSKLIPGGTKEHKAALLAYADGAEEFTETFDNAVETMGNISAYENHFHFKSLHFLLMDSMLLMSTKKCKTLHVLQEKEYTAQKGSTVRFGKFIKVHTSYSVLQKMEDWDGHVIFNITSCFFVHLGDDICSPDQGMALLSPSEVFTVEAVNKIAADDSEFTEILLKHLELDSSHNCYSVSGSPADVSTQWLVLMLVALAHFPFNY; translated from the exons ATGTGCGACAGAAGGAAACTGCTTCTTGCTGCAATTGTTTTCTACTATGAA GTGACTCTGGGGAGCGCAAAACTGCTGGACATGGCCCCAGATTCTGTAGATTACATGTACAATGGATGTCAAAAAGAGGCCATGGAGAAGTTAATTCATTCAGGCCTCTTAAAACAAGAGCTAAACGACAATGAGGGATTCCAGAAAGCTTGGGATGTAAATGCTACTTGTTCAAAGCTGATCCCTGGAGGGACCAAAGAGCATAAGGCTGCACTGTTGGCATACGCTGATGGGGCTGAAGAGTTTACAGAGACTTTTGACAATGCAGTCGAGACAATGGGCAATATAAGCGCCTATGAAAACCACTTCCATTTCAAGTCGCTTCATTTCCTGCTCATGGATTCCATGTTGCTGATGAGTACAAAGAAGTGCAAGACTCTGCATGTTCTCCAAGAAAAAGAATACACAGCACAAAAGGGCTCAACCGTGAGATTTGGAAAATTCATCAAAGTTCACACAAGCTACAGTGTGCTACAGAAAATGGAAGATTGGGATGGGCATGTCATCTTTAATATCACTTCTTGCTTCTTTGTTCACCTGGGAGATGACATTTGCAGCCCAGACCAGGGTATGGCCCTCTTATCTCCATCTGAAGTGTTCACTGTGGAGGCAGTCAATAAAATAGCTGCTGATGACTCTGAATTCACTGAGATCCTTTTGAAACACTTGGAACTGGACAGCTCGCACAACTGTTACAGTGTGTCAGG GTCCCCAGCTGATGTCTCCACTCAGTGGCTTGTGTTGATGCTTGTGGCTCTAGCTCATTTCCCCTTCAACTATTGa